The Candidatus Thorarchaeota archaeon genome segment TTGATAAATTTGCGCCCCTAAAGCTTAAGTTGAGATGACCCACCTAAAGTTTAAGTCTAGCCGGTTTACCTTATTGTCTGTACATCTACGGATGATGGAGTAAGCTGGCAAAGCCAGAGGAGGTTACCAACAGTTGTCTCTGTTTCGGAGGATAGTAGACCGCCTTAAAAGAGCGGTAGGAAAAGAGAGCAAAACAGAGGAGACTGTTGAGCGAGAGACGGAACAAGAAGACCTCGCATCGGAGAAGAAAGCCGCGAGTGGTTCTGAGCGACCCCTTTCAGCTATAGATTTACCTGTTATCCCCACAGGAACCGTTTCTGCACAGACTGCGACAATACCCCTTGATACGGAACGAACAGAGAGCCTCGCAAAAGAGGCCAAGATTAAGCCTCGCACCCCTGAAGAAATCGTTCCTGGCAAGCTGTTGAAGCGAGATGAAGAAGGCAGAATCCACATCAAAATCGTATTCTACGGTCCATCTCTTTCTGGCAAAACAACAGCTTTGAGATGGCTCTTTGCAAACATTCCGTCTTTGAGCCAACGCAAGATGGTCGAAATCAGTGATGAATTAGGCCGAACAACATTTTTCGATTTTCTTCCCGTGGCGGCACGAGGGAGCAATATTGTATTTGACGTGTTCACAGTAGCGGGTCAGCGAAGGCATGCTCGAAGTAGAATCAGTGTCCTAAAGGATGCTGATGGAATAATTTTCATGGCAGATTCTAGACCAGAGTCCATGAATGAGAACCTTGCTTCCATCGAGGAATTGCGAATTGCGCTGGGAACAGATCGTGTTGCAACGATGCCCATCATTGTTGCTCTCAACAAGCGTGACCTGCCTAACGCTCTTCCACCGGATTATATGATACAGATGCTTGATTTGGAAGGTTTCCCAGTCTTTGAAACCATAGCGACCGAAGGCAAGAATCTCGTGCGTATGTTCCAGCGGGTATTGCGTGATTCGCTGGTATTCAAAATCGGTATGTAGATTCAGGTTCTTTCAACCGGAAGCTTATGTTGCTCAAGCTTTCCTATTAGTTCGATGAGCTCTTGTTCAGCCGCTTCAAGTATTTTCTTACCTTTTTCAGGCGTTGCCTTCTCAGGTTCACCATACATGCCGCTGGGAAGAAGCTCATCTCTGTGCATGGCTGAGACAATTCTGAATCTTGATTTCACCCGTACAGAAACCGCTGAATCCATATCCACCAACTCTGGACGAATTGCCATAACTTCAGATGTTTCATCTTCTCCTGCATGCCCCATATCAGTCTCAAGTACTTCTTTACGTGTATCTTCCCCCAGATCGCGCCACCAATTGACAATGATGACGGAGCGTTCTCCATCCTCCGTGGCCTTTTTTGCTGCCTGTTGAAGTGACGAATAGTTGCCGCCATGTCCGTTTAGGGCAACAATGAATCT includes the following:
- a CDS encoding creatininase family protein, giving the protein MAMPLWSELTYKEFMNATKKTEVVVLITGAVETHGHHLPLGTDCILPSHLGRRIADKTSALVLPCIPFGDSWSFLPFKGTISIQPENLTRFYADVMSSVFDTGFRFIVALNGHGGNYSSLQQAAKKATEDGERSVIIVNWWRDLGEDTRKEVLETDMGHAGEDETSEVMAIRPELVDMDSAVSVRVKSRFRIVSAMHRDELLPSGMYGEPEKATPEKGKKILEAAEQELIELIGKLEQHKLPVERT